One Rhizobiales bacterium GAS188 DNA window includes the following coding sequences:
- a CDS encoding Multicopper oxidase with three cupredoxin domains (includes cell division protein FtsP and spore coat protein CotA): MSLTLSRRGFLSGAAVAAAGIAAPGAGLTQVPATQCFAPRLLVERRQIEVNRKAASVFGLSGPDGRQGLVLGPDEPFLFDLMNRSGGPTIVHWHGQTPPTMQDGVVETGYEGPIEDGENHLYDFATRPGTHWMHSHLGLQEQALLAAPLIIRTAEDLALDAQEVTLFLHDFSFKDPEELMASILGVTSLRPSGMAMPGLCDSATPLPARQVTAGDVYLNHIDYDAYLANDRTLDDPEIVRTERGGRVRLRVINGASGTAFWIDLGEAKGQVIAADGNPVKPVEGSRFPLAQGQRLDILVDVPPGTSLPVLAQREGDRQRTGIVLASPGAAIARISSLTENNAAPVDLSLEARLEAVTPLPVKKPDTKRQIALAGTMTPFLWTINDRLWADRKAIRVDRGERVLFEIGNASLMAHAMHLHGHVFQVVALNGQPLAGAVRDTVLVPALGSVMIAFDADNLGRWLFHCHNLWHMAGGMMTELDYKYAA, translated from the coding sequence ATGTCGCTGACTCTTTCCCGACGCGGTTTCCTCAGCGGCGCGGCGGTCGCGGCGGCCGGGATTGCGGCGCCGGGCGCCGGCCTCACGCAGGTGCCGGCGACCCAGTGCTTCGCGCCTCGCCTCCTCGTCGAGCGGCGCCAGATCGAGGTCAACCGCAAGGCGGCCTCGGTCTTCGGCCTCAGCGGGCCCGATGGTCGCCAGGGCCTCGTGCTCGGACCCGATGAGCCCTTCCTGTTCGATCTCATGAACCGTAGCGGCGGGCCGACCATCGTGCATTGGCATGGCCAGACGCCCCCGACCATGCAGGATGGGGTGGTCGAGACCGGCTATGAGGGCCCGATCGAGGACGGCGAGAACCATCTCTACGATTTCGCCACCCGCCCCGGCACGCATTGGATGCATTCACATCTCGGCCTGCAGGAACAGGCGCTGCTCGCCGCCCCCTTGATCATCCGCACGGCGGAGGATCTGGCGCTCGATGCGCAGGAGGTCACGCTCTTCCTGCATGATTTCAGCTTCAAGGATCCCGAGGAACTGATGGCATCGATCCTCGGCGTGACGTCCCTTCGCCCTTCCGGCATGGCGATGCCCGGCCTCTGCGACAGCGCTACTCCGCTGCCGGCGCGACAGGTCACGGCCGGCGATGTCTATCTCAACCATATCGACTACGACGCCTATCTCGCCAATGACCGCACCCTCGATGACCCTGAAATCGTGCGCACCGAGCGCGGTGGCCGGGTGCGCCTGCGCGTGATCAACGGCGCGAGCGGCACGGCCTTCTGGATCGATCTCGGCGAGGCGAAAGGACAGGTGATCGCGGCCGACGGCAATCCGGTGAAGCCGGTCGAGGGCTCGCGCTTCCCGCTGGCGCAGGGACAGCGGCTCGACATCCTCGTCGATGTGCCGCCGGGCACGAGCCTGCCGGTGCTGGCGCAGCGCGAGGGGGATCGCCAGCGCACCGGGATCGTGCTCGCTTCGCCTGGCGCCGCGATCGCCAGGATCTCGTCGTTGACCGAGAACAATGCCGCCCCGGTCGATCTGTCGCTCGAGGCGAGGCTCGAGGCCGTGACGCCGTTGCCGGTGAAGAAGCCCGACACCAAGCGCCAGATCGCGCTGGCCGGCACCATGACGCCGTTCCTGTGGACCATCAATGACCGGCTCTGGGCCGACCGCAAGGCGATCAGGGTCGATCGCGGCGAGCGCGTGCTGTTCGAGATCGGCAATGCCTCGCTGATGGCGCATGCGATGCATCTGCACGGCCATGTCTTCCAGGTGGTCGCGCTCAACGGCCAACCGCTTGCGGGCGCGGTGCGCGACACCGTGCTGGTGCCGGCGCTCGGCTCCGTCATGATCGCCTTCGACGCCGATAATCTCGGGCGCTGGCTGTTCCACTGCCATAATCTCTGGCACATGGCGGGGGGAATGATGACGGAGCTCGACTACAAATATGCAGCCTGA